ACAAAAATGTCTCATTGATAATTAAAACTAGTAAAGGCTCAATGATTTGGGAATAAACTACCTCTCTAAATATTGCAAAGGGAGGGTGCTGAAGTGAATGAGAGTGTATCTAGATCCAAATGTCTTTCTGGACTTGCTTTCAGATTATTTGAGAGGTGTATCCCTTAGAAAAGTTGCAAAAGCAAATTctaatttaatttgatttactGTACTTCcacattacttttaaaatgcacagactatttttttttcagagcgagttaaaatgtggaaaaatattgtcatttttcttttaagaccaattaaaaatatgtttatggGCACAATAATTTGAAATTAGGTTAGAATTTGAACTTACACTTCAAATGATGGCTTtgaaatttatatttgtttgggACAACATATTCTGTTTCTATTGTCTATTGTGAAACGTTCTATTGAGTAGTCTGTCACTCTCTCTTCAGGCTTCTAATTATTGCCTCTGTaccaaaaaaccagcaaaagtTAGCAGGGCCTCAGTAGCATGTTCCTGTAGCTTTAGAGACAATGATCTTGGTGTTTGGCGAAGATCCTTTTTCCACTCTGCAGATACAACTGTTTTGATTTCTGTCTCATTTCCTGGTCAAGTAGATATCTGaaagattgtttcttttttcccctattcCTTTATGACCATACAGGTCAGGAAGCTCATTTGGGAAGGCACTTTGCATTTAGTTCAAGAAGGACTCAAAAGTGGTTTTCTTCACCCCATTCCTGCAGAACTCAGTTGCAGGAAGAGTGTGGTTCCTGGACACGTTGGCTGTGGGTTGGCTGAATTATGTGAAATGGCAAAACAGTTTCCAGCTGTGAATGAGAGTGACTATCAAGCTGTATGTGTGCTGGGTGATGAAACCTCTGTTCCAGAGCAGGATCTGCTTTCCTGTGTTATGGAAAACCGCTCAGACTGTGCAAAGATAGTTGTGTTAATGGGGCAGAAGTACTTGGTGCCACCAAGAAGCAGTTTCCTGTTATCTGATATTTCATGTTTACAGCCCCTACTGAACTGTAAGTATCTTTTGGAATTTAccccctctctcctgcctgaGAAGGGCAGTTCATGTCAAGATGTCTAAGGGCTCAGCGAACAGATATGCAGCATCACACTGATAGGAAATGCTGCTGCAAGCTTTGAAGGTGATATTGCTAACTTTGTGCAGATAGGTGAGGGTTTTCAAAGGAATTTTGAGCGTTTAGGAGCTCTTGTCTTGGTGGGATAATCAGTCTCTAGGACAGAAAATCTCAGCCACAGCATTTTACATGAAGTCCAAAGTACTGGAATTTGTGAGTGTGTTCTGAGCCACTGTTAGTACAGGAGTCATGCAAATGAGTTTAACTGGGACTGGCTATGTTGCTGGGTTTGTGTTCCACAGGATATGGCTTTAACACAAATAAATCCATGCAGCTGTTCctccttttttagtttttagctAGATTAGACCACAGGAGAAGGATTAGATTATGCACTTTAAAGCAAGGGTTCCCTTACAGTTTCATCCTGGCCAGCAGCAATGTCTGGTTAGATAGACATAAACTGATTCTGAAACCAACCCATTTCCTCCTAAGAAGCTGCTGCCCCTATCTCTAGGTAAACACACCAAGTAGCAAATGTGAGTTGACTTCTCAGATGCTCCATTTCATTGCTGAGAATATTGGCTCAGTGGCAGGGAAGTGGTGGGGTACTAGAATCAAGAGTTCCTTTAAAAGTAAATCAAAAAAGTCAGTATCCCCAGCCCTAATGGGCCATGCAGAAAGCTTTAAGCTTTAAGAAAGCTTTAAGTCTTTGTTGTACTTCATGATTCCATTAATTTTCAATTTGACTGTAATCATAatcatatttattattattattaattattagtATTATCTATTATCAGCAGCTAAGCTTCCTCAGTCTTACCGGAAACATGTTACCTGTGAACAAGATTACTGTTTTACTCTAATTGGTAATTTTAGATTTGTCAGTTAcatgttttctcctttctaatATGTAACTTAGATAATCactgtggttttaattttttttttaattaagacaaCATGCAGTAGGTGGAATCTTGTTatccaaataataataatttcagcCAGTTAGCTTCTCTCTACCTTATGAAAGGGGGAAGTTCACCATTTTCTGAAGCACAACTGTGCATATACCAAATTTGGATTCTCCCGAAGGTCAGAGAGCAGTCCAAGAAATATGGGAGAATGCTTTTTAGGTAACCAACAGTGAATATGAGTGAAATATCATGatctgacatttatttttttctttttaggaaatCTAGTGTCTATTTTAatgattgtttttcttctgccctATCACCTGCCAAAAGAGAAGTATTTCTTGCTGGTCAGCCCACTGTCAGGGTAACACCTCCAATGTTAAGAAAGGAATAAGATGTAGAAAGCACATTTATTTAATGgacataaaatattaatctgtTATCCTCATTagctatttaaataatttaacatCAGACTCAATGAAGGAACAAATACATTCTGTGTATAAAATTGGAGAGTCCTTTTTCTTCATGAATGTGTCCTGTATCTTCTAATCCTCCAGCTGCAGTTCACCCAGCTTCTTCCATGAAAAACTCCTTTAGTTCTCTTCCTCCAGTCCattaatttccatttcacacACTAGGTCTGGTGCTCTGTCTCTTTTCATCTCCAGTAGTGCAAAGCACATTTTTCCAGGGCTGGTTTGGTGCCTTGCATGTCCCAGTTGTCCTCCTGAAAGATCAGACAGGACAGGAATCGTGCATTCAGGACTGCAGACTTTAATTCAGCTGGGTGCCTGACTACAGAGCTTCTGTTACGAAGCTTggagaaattttcatttttgagaCCTTCActctgctgtaattttttttcctgaaagtcCCCAAGATGTTCAGAATTTCTTGATCTGACAAAGGGATCTGACACAGATGACATAAATGTCCTTTCTTTAGGTAAAACAGGCTAAAAATTTTTGAAGTGTATGAATATCTGGATTAAAACAAACATGCTGGAAGAAGccttttaactttttattcGGAAAGAACATAAGAAAGTTGCAGGTTTGCTGTGCAGTTGGCTCTTCAGCTGTTGTCTATATGTAGGTAGCTAAGCTTTTACCAGTTTCAACTAGTAGATATATTTTAAACCAaatcttttaaaacactttactggtactttttttcctgtattttcacttcccagacaagaaaaaatatgatgTAATTGTGATTGATCCTCCATGGGAGAATAAGTCTGTTAAAAGGAGTAACAGGtaaattttattgtaaaatCAAACTGTCATTTTAGCTTACAAGAGGTCATGAGCATTTTAATACTCAAGTGTAATCCAAGACCAATGTATCTGTGAAACTTCAGCTTAAACTAGCAGATATTTTAGTGCATGCCTACCTCTTATCTGTGACATGTCTTGGGGATTTCACTGAAATGGCTTGGATAATTTGTGTGCAAAATATTTGCAGGAGTTGATCTTGAGTTACCTAACTGCTGAATGTTAGACCTTGAGACTCAAAAGGAAACTTGGAGTTTTGTAAGACCCAGATCATTCAgatattaatttgaaattaagaGGGTTACTTTAGTGGGCATAAAACTAGATAAGTATTTCCAGGACTGAGGTCCAATTTAGAAGtgttagattattttttttctttgttttgttttatttttgtttttaatttgagCTGTAGCTTGAGCTTAAGTCTGATGGGTAGAAGAGAGAATGTATTAATGCAGCCTTTAATACCTCATGTGCAATAGGAAATTTCTGAGTACTGTAGTTTATAAAGTCATGAACTTAACATTTTATGGACTTTCCTCTCCACTGAGTAACATCAGGCTTATGGCAGTGGAGCTTTCTTGATACCATAGAATGGTATCCATGTGAGAGAAGGgcaaacaaaatacaacatACAGCCTTAAATCTTTCTAGGCTAATACTGAAGCTTGTTATGAAGACATAATTTGAAGATGTAGGGGCCAATTAGGTTTTTACTTTGAAAGCCCTACAGAAACTTCTAGAAACCCAGAGTTAAACTCATCTGAGTGTATTTCTTATCTATGTAAGTTACTCAAAGGAAATCTGCAGTTACTTACAAGCATGAATTAGCCAGCAAGACCCTCTCTCCCTtagaaaataaaggcaaaaatgtAAGAGCATTCACTGCTAATGGTTATATTATTGATGGCCAGTCTTGGTTAAGTATTTCATGTCTGGGTtgcaaattttgttttctctgggcagtctgAGGTATTTTTGATTTTATCCTTGTTACCTTTTTCTCACTGTCTCATTGTACAGGCATCCCAGTGCCCAGATGGCAGCTGTCAGTTCCAGTAGGCAGCGTGCCAGTGTTTCTTGATGCTGCAACGTGTAGGTTCCATGAATTGCAACTTGCTAATAGTGCAGAACAGCATCATGAGAAAAATGGTAGAACAGGACAGAATCTGGCAAGCACAGTGGGTATTCATCCATGTAGCATAGAGTTAGCACTGAACTGTTCTGAATGACAGATTTTACCATGAGTGATGATTTAAAAAAGACTAACTTCTGCAAATAATTGGAGAAGTGATTGCTCTTTTATGACCTTTTAACTTCAATTAGCCTTGCCCTTGCACTTGGAAGTGACTCGCTTCTCATTTTCAGACAGAAGAGAGATTGCTTATTATGAAAAGTGAATAATGTTACATTGACTAAAGAGCTACTTTTCACTAAATAGTTTTGTTCTAGCATAAAGATGAGAGTATTGAGTTATATATTATAGTTCTTTAATTAAACGTGGGCTTTCAGAATTCTTCGGGATCATACTTTATTTCGTAGAATAGTAGAAATATGAGGTTAAATATTCTGCTTTAGTAAAATTTTGAGTACACACGCTGATGATTTTACATCAGAATCTGCCAGATATGGCCACTGGGTGTCAGCCTTGAACCATTTTTACGAGTTGTGTTTTCAAGGGAGAATTCTTGAAGCATCTTGGCTGTGAAATTTCTTTATCCATTCCTGttgcttttcaatttttatatttGGTATGTGCTAACTTGCTTTCTCACTATACTGCCTATAGATACAGCTACCTGTCCTCATGGCAAATCAAGCAGATTCCTGTACCAGCACTAGCTGCTCCAAATTGTCTTGTAGTCACATGGGTGACTAATAGACAGAAGCACTTACGTTTTGTTAAGGATGAACTCTATCCTCATTGGTCTGTGAAACCACTTGCCGAGTGGCACTGGGTAAAAGTAAGTTCtcagtttgttttgttgctttcttgGAGACTGAGGGGGCTTGTGCTGTGATGCTTTATATTATTTGTCTATTTATTACCATGTACTTTGGTATTTGAAAGGTACAGTATTGTCAGCATTTTGTTCTTTATCACAGAAAATGTCTCAAAAAATACACAGTGGGAGATATTTATACGCAGTTTTTAACTCCTTTATGTCAGATTACTAAAGCTGGAGAATATGTACTGCCTCTGGATTCTTTACACAAAAAGCCCTATGAAGTTCTTGTACTGGGGAGAGTTCAAGGAGACATAACGGAAGTCCTAAGGTATTACAGAGTATTTATGGT
This DNA window, taken from Calypte anna isolate BGI_N300 chromosome 2, bCalAnn1_v1.p, whole genome shotgun sequence, encodes the following:
- the METTL4 gene encoding methyltransferase-like protein 4 — its product is MSVVLRLAAGWLVDHLSFINQCGYEVYDSSAYPCGVTINTSAAFTGGCHAGSSSSSSRSGAALGCGDAIGTEGKREKKRYVFREEFFDISKPHIAADPEQQLWQRYPEVSYMEVKAKSNTEEHQEGMKSGVGDSVASARKKRKRKYVFNQGELDALEYHSKVRKLIWEGTLHLVQEGLKSGFLHPIPAELSCRKSVVPGHVGCGLAELCEMAKQFPAVNESDYQAVCVLGDETSVPEQDLLSCVMENRSDCAKIVVLMGQKYLVPPRSSFLLSDISCLQPLLNYKKKYDVIVIDPPWENKSVKRSNRYSYLSSWQIKQIPVPALAAPNCLVVTWVTNRQKHLRFVKDELYPHWSVKPLAEWHWVKITKAGEYVLPLDSLHKKPYEVLVLGRVQGDITEVLRKTEDVLPVPDHKLIVSIPCSLHSHKPPLTAVLAEFIQPDVECLELFARNLQPGWTSWGNEVLKFQHIDYFTLLKNGN